A region from the Peromyscus maniculatus bairdii isolate BWxNUB_F1_BW_parent chromosome 5, HU_Pman_BW_mat_3.1, whole genome shotgun sequence genome encodes:
- the Psmg4 gene encoding proteasome assembly chaperone 4 isoform X2, translating to MEEPQAAAGADVSLHNFSARLWEQLVHFHVMRLTDSLFLWVGATPHLRNLAVAMCSRYPGRPVNRCLSATTSPTQTITSRYS from the exons ATGGAGGAGCCGCAGGCCGCCGCGGGCGCGGACGTGTCGCTTCACAACTTCAGCGCAAGGCTGTGGGAGCAGCTCGTCCACTTCCACGTCATGCGCCTGACAGACTCGCTCTTCCTGTGGGTGGGGGCAACGCCGCATCTACGCAACCTCGCGGTGGCCATGTGCAGCCGCTAC ccAGGAAGACCAGTAAACAGGTGTTTGTCAGCTACAACCTCCCCAACACAGACAATAACTTCACGTTACTCGTAG
- the Psmg4 gene encoding proteasome assembly chaperone 4 isoform X1, whose protein sequence is MEEPQAAAGADVSLHNFSARLWEQLVHFHVMRLTDSLFLWVGATPHLRNLAVAMCSRYDPIPVCTSLFGDTSDTTSSGLAQRLARKTSKQVFVSYNLPNTDNNFTLLVENRIKEEMETFPEKF, encoded by the exons ATGGAGGAGCCGCAGGCCGCCGCGGGCGCGGACGTGTCGCTTCACAACTTCAGCGCAAGGCTGTGGGAGCAGCTCGTCCACTTCCACGTCATGCGCCTGACAGACTCGCTCTTCCTGTGGGTGGGGGCAACGCCGCATCTACGCAACCTCGCGGTGGCCATGTGCAGCCGCTAC gaCCCCATCCCTGTGTGCACCTCCCTTTTTGGAGACACTTCTGACACGACCTCCAGTGGCCTTGCCCAGCGCTTAG ccAGGAAGACCAGTAAACAGGTGTTTGTCAGCTACAACCTCCCCAACACAGACAATAACTTCACGTTACTCGTAGAAAACaggatcaaggaagaaatggagacGTTTCCGGAGAAGTTCTGA